A single genomic interval of Odontesthes bonariensis isolate fOdoBon6 chromosome 3, fOdoBon6.hap1, whole genome shotgun sequence harbors:
- the cd8b gene encoding signal-regulatory protein gamma has product MIPVLLAWTLTASVWTLGSSQFQRGDPVNVLYPAISSDETIDCECVNIFCDNVYWFRTVPTEGKLEFLGKCNNAERVTYGEVNITRYKFSKRGGASFVLRILGVTEADAGIYSCVLKDSRKETEIFRPGFLLRPGETPPTIRPTTKPRPKMPCRCKKHPQGSCDSRFLWPLVGLAAGLVLAILFTLYYFSRLPKKCHHHFVKKRLMT; this is encoded by the exons ATGATCCCAGTGCTGCTGGCATGGACTCTGACAGCGTCAGTCTGGACACTTG GCTCAAGCCAGTTCCAGCGAGGAGATCCCGTCAATGTTCTTTATCCTGCCATTTCCAGTGATGAGACGATTGACTGTGAATGTGTTAACATCTTCTGTGACAACGTGTACTGGTTCCGCACAGTTCCCACAGAAGGCAAACTGGAGTTTCTCGGGAAATGCAACAATGCTGAGCGTGTTACCTATGGGGAAGTGAACATAACACGGTATAAATTCAGCAAGAGAGGTGGTGCGTCCTTTGTGCTGCGCATCCTTGGTGTGACAGAAGCAGACGCGGGGATTTATTCTTGTGTCTTAAAGGACTCAAGAAAGGAGACAGAAATCTTTAGGCCCGGCTTTCTTCTTCGACCCGGAG AGACCCCCCCAACAATTCGCCCAACCACGAAGCCAAGACCCAAAATGCCGTGTCGCTGCAAGAAACATCCGCAGG GAAGCTGTGACTCCCGGTTTCTGTGGCCACTGGTTGGACTTGCTGCTGGCTTGGTTCTTGCGATTCTGTTCACACTGTATTACTTCAGCC GGCTGCCCAAAAAATGTCACCACCACTTTGTAAA GAAGAGGCTGATGACCTAA
- the cd8a gene encoding T-cell surface glycoprotein CD8 alpha chain isoform X2, with protein sequence MDRKWIQILVILVFFQQITSGAVQEKTVMEGQEVDVTCQPSEEGGTMVIWFRVLDVSGMEFIASFSPSGTKKASGPNYDSIFQHRNTKLNEYVLKLKSFKNSDRGIYSCASLIRGTKLSFGEVTRLVGEPTRESPPLTTKRTPSTTTTSCACKEWSKPAPVGHSLFCAPIILAPLVGGCGFLLLLLIIISSYCNYVRTRRCPHHHKRMPRMKATDKLPMTNRHS encoded by the exons ATGGACAGAAAATGGATTCAGATCCTGGTGATTCTGGTGTTCTTTCAAC AAATCACCTCAGGAGCTGTTCAAGAGAAGACGGTAATGGAAGGGCAAGAAGTTGATGTTACTTGTCAACCTTCTGAGGAGGGGGGGACCATGGTCATCTGGTTTCGAGTGCTGGACGTATCTGGCATGGAATTCATTGCATCATTCAGCCCCAGTGGTACAAAAAAGGCATCCGGGCCTAACTATGACAGCATCTTCCAACACAGGAACACAAAATTAAATGAGTATGTTCTAAAACTAAAGTCCTTCAAAAACAGCGACAGAGGCATCTACAGCTGTGCTTCTCTCATCAGAGGAACTAAGCTGAGTTTTGGAGAAGTCACGCGACTGGTTGGAG AGCCAACAAGAGAATCGCCGCCGCTCACAACCAAAAGAACTCCATCGACAACTACCACGAGCTGTGCTTGTAAAGAATGGAGCAAACCAG CACCAGTCGGTCATTCCCTGTTTTGCGCTCCAATCATACTGGCCCCACTGGTCGGCGGCTGTGgctttcttctgctgctgctcatcATCATTTCCTCATACTGCAACT ACGTAAGAACACGCAGGTGCCCCCACCATCACAAGAGAAT GCCGAGGATGAAGGCGACTGACAAACTACCGATGACAAACCGACACAGCTGA
- the zmat1 gene encoding zinc finger matrin-type protein 1: MEDERVCVPLIAESDAQNNTTSSRNVASVIDADTIINTKIGSTQVEGGKSDEELLKGLLTDNYCHVCCSKLLFESHRLSHYEGKRHAQKVRVYLKAVRAEKTTGFHHSMPNDKNRFCELCNMVFSSHVVAKSHYEGKVHAKNLRKQSLRPPVTDRDTEAHTSPSLTKDPDNFDQKSPPEGDMELHLNPAATPATPSADTDLKDPSKYCSLCAASFNNPQMALQHYNGRKHQRNQARQELLKELGDDVQQANSLMCQMCGVQLNSVEMYQAHMQGNKHQIREKKVSDLFKSQPNAYSTFADELADYIQVQKARGITPRTNHPHDGTQGEDGDEEEKNQEALEKWDAVDTNPAVLNLSCNFNPSQQPHPGTWRPSFPGPPWPSHGQDYNCPPPLPPCSGSSHFPSQPTKSGRYRRLSSSSTYSTSSSASYSSYSTHTSDSDDSAYRHRGKTRVRKCKRDRSRRGGDEESEKEERRRKRRRRGDYDSGERRREESVESEEEGKSKKLKSHGHQRPKEKNCQHKNFEADRGGRLTDTLKPEHVIGNREESELHTHSESGHDKSAKPKFKKEKKKAKDKVDTRTEEEKLWDDSILGC; this comes from the exons ATGGAGGATGAGAGGGTTTGTGTACCGCTAATAGCGGAGTCAGACGCTCAAAATAACACTACTAGTTCACGTAACGTGGCTTCTGTCATAGATGCTGACACAATAATAAACACTAAAATTGGTAGTACCCAGGTTGAAG GAGGAAAGAGCGATGAGGAGCTTCTAAAGGGTCTCCTCACTGACAATTATTGCCACGTGTGTTGTTCTAAGCTGTTGTTTGAATCTCACCGCCTGTCCCACTATGAG GGAAAGAGACACGCTCAGAAAGTCAGGGTATACCTGAAGGCCGTAAGAGCAGAGAAGACCACAGGATTCCAT cattcAATGCCGAATGATAAAAACCGTTTCTGTGAGCTGTGTAATATGGTGTTTAGTTCCCACGTGGTGGCGAAATCCCACTATGAAGGCAAAGTCCATGCAAAAAATCTACGTAAACAAAGTCTTCGCCCACCAG tcacagacagagacacagaagcGCATACTTCGCCAAGTCTCACTAAGGATCCTGATAACTTTGACCAGAAATCACCCCCAGAGGGTGACATGGAGCTTCATCTGAACCCGGCAGCTACCCCAGCTACCCCCAGTGCAGACACCGATCTGAAGGATCCTAGCAAGTACTGCTCCCTTTGTGCTGCCTCCTTCAACAATCCTCAGATGGCCTTGCAGCACTACAATGGACGCAAACACCAGAGGAATCAGGCGAGGCAGGAGCTGCTCAAAGAGCTTGGAGACGATGTGCAACAAG CCAACTCCCTGATGTGCCAGATGTGTGGCGTGCAATTAAACTCTGTGGAGATGTACCAGGCTCACATGCAGGGAAACAAACACCAGATCAG GGAGAAGAAGGTTAGTGACCTCTTCAAATCCCAACCAAATGCCTATAGCACCTTTGCAGATGAACTGGCTGATTACATTCAGGTTCAGAAGGCTCGTGGAATCACCCCCAGGACTAATCATCCTCATGATGGCACGCAAGGAGAGGACGGagatgaggaggaaaaaaatcaaGAGGCATTAGAAAAATGGGACGCGGTAGACACAAATCCAGCTGTGCTTAACCTGTCTTGCAATTTCAACCCTTCCCAACAACCCCACCCTGGAACATGGCGTCCTTCATTTCCGGGGCCACCCTGGCCATCCCACGGCCAGGACTACAACTGCCCTCCACCACTCCCCCCATGCTCAGGTTCCTCACACTTTCCCAGTCAGCCCACGAAGAGTGGGCGGTACAGAAGACTTTCAAGTTCCTCCACGTATTCCACCTCATCCTCCGCCTCGTATTCCTCCTACAGCACTCACACAAGTGACAGCGACGATAGTGCATATAGACACAGAGGAAAGACGAGAGTTAGAAAATGTAAGAGGGACAGAAGCAGGAGGGGGGGAGATGAGGAGTcagagaaggaggagaggaggaggaagcggCGGAGGAGAGGAGATTATGACTCCGgggagaggagaagagaagagTCAGTGGAGTCAGAGGAGGAGGGAAAGagcaaaaagttgaaaagtcaCGGCCACCAGAGacctaaagaaaaaaactgccAACACAAGAACTTTGAGGCGGACAGGGGGGGAAGGTTGACGGACACTTTGAAGCCAGAACATGTAATAGGGAATAGAGAAGAGAgtgagctgcacacacacagcgaGAGTGGACATGACAAGTCCGCCAAACCCAAGtttaagaaagagaagaagaaagcaaAAGATAAAGTAGACACtaggacagaggaggagaagctGTGGGATGACTCTATTCTGGGCTGTTAA
- the gnrh2 gene encoding progonadoliberin-2, producing the protein MSRLVLLLVLLLYVGAQLSYAQHWSHGWYPGGKRELDSFSTSEISEEIKLCEAGECSYLRPQRQNVLRNIVLDALARELQKRK; encoded by the exons ATGTCTCGGCTGGTTTTGCTGCTTGTTCTGCTTCTATACGTGGGGGCTCAGCTCTCGTACGCCCAGCACTGGTCCCATGGCTGGTACCCTGGAGGCAAGAGGGAGCTTGACTCCTTCAGTACATCAGAG ATTTCAGAGGAGATTAAACTGTGTGAGGCAGGGGAATGTAGCTACTTGAGACCCCAGAGGCAGAATGTCCTGAGAAATATTGTT TTGGACGCCTTGGCCAGAGAGCTCCAGAAGAGAAAGTGA
- the cd8a gene encoding T-cell surface glycoprotein CD8 alpha chain isoform X1 has translation MDRKWIQILVILVFFQQITSGAVQEKTVMEGQEVDVTCQPSEEGGTMVIWFRVLDVSGMEFIASFSPSGTKKASGPNYDSIFQHRNTKLNEYVLKLKSFKNSDRGIYSCASLIRGTKLSFGEVTRLVGEPTRESPPLTTKRTPSTTTTSCACKEWSKPAAPVGHSLFCAPIILAPLVGGCGFLLLLLIIISSYCNYVRTRRCPHHHKRMPRMKATDKLPMTNRHS, from the exons ATGGACAGAAAATGGATTCAGATCCTGGTGATTCTGGTGTTCTTTCAAC AAATCACCTCAGGAGCTGTTCAAGAGAAGACGGTAATGGAAGGGCAAGAAGTTGATGTTACTTGTCAACCTTCTGAGGAGGGGGGGACCATGGTCATCTGGTTTCGAGTGCTGGACGTATCTGGCATGGAATTCATTGCATCATTCAGCCCCAGTGGTACAAAAAAGGCATCCGGGCCTAACTATGACAGCATCTTCCAACACAGGAACACAAAATTAAATGAGTATGTTCTAAAACTAAAGTCCTTCAAAAACAGCGACAGAGGCATCTACAGCTGTGCTTCTCTCATCAGAGGAACTAAGCTGAGTTTTGGAGAAGTCACGCGACTGGTTGGAG AGCCAACAAGAGAATCGCCGCCGCTCACAACCAAAAGAACTCCATCGACAACTACCACGAGCTGTGCTTGTAAAGAATGGAGCAAACCAG CAGCACCAGTCGGTCATTCCCTGTTTTGCGCTCCAATCATACTGGCCCCACTGGTCGGCGGCTGTGgctttcttctgctgctgctcatcATCATTTCCTCATACTGCAACT ACGTAAGAACACGCAGGTGCCCCCACCATCACAAGAGAAT GCCGAGGATGAAGGCGACTGACAAACTACCGATGACAAACCGACACAGCTGA